One Solanum pennellii chromosome 9, SPENNV200 DNA segment encodes these proteins:
- the LOC107031587 gene encoding uncharacterized protein LOC107031587 isoform X1: protein MTHTSTLHSHYNCFSLLMNQNSAYRSGFASLGVWFDESETRDDHASISGVLCFDEKRVLKGMERKGALYNIGSSIASKRENEINQDVLDLKRSQFEAGKIQAQNDLSTPCEDYLLDIEFAESITNLDYGSSRGLLDPILESQIPLSSCDGTDTCGMPYSAGLVVQESQSQNAMFGLTNSELHDLSRDKCESQMLVEYNAVKFPTAFNPGDISNVDDVAGFFAEAAASEKMNDSMIDHSALTSKGISFMSTATQNERQDVNCESFDMHESSEISPPVTSEAINIDNPVTQKRLRKPTRRYIDESSDLNAKRRKKRAEVSTSAPESKNKLLKVRCQKKPRGESMEMVLFSEESSYEAIQVPFASLVNEECDDWDASEAIQVFKPHKEEPHKEATTVVNHEDDDVTPKKLVQDGVRRKHHRLWTVSEVRKLIDGVAQYGVGRWSHIKKLYFSSSVHRTPVDLKDKWRNLLKATYLQKQSKSTEKGKHNLSWRPLPKSVLHRVSELANMHPYPRNRRCKSSRSPCASSSPEHSNSSNIP from the exons atgaCACACACTTCCACTCTACATTCTCACTATAATTGTTTCTCTTTACTGATGAATCAG AATTCAGCATATAGAAGTGGTTTTGCTTCTCTAGGGGTCTGGTTTGATGAATCAG AAACCCGTGATGATCATGCTTCTATCTCTGGTGTCTTGTGTTTTGATGAGAAGAGGGTATTAAAGGGCATGGAAAGGAAAGGTGCTTTGTACAATATAG GTTCCAGTATTGCAtctaaaagagaaaatgaaattAACCAAGAT GTCCTTGATCTAAAGCGAAGTCAATTTGAGGCTGGAAAAATTCAAGCACAAAATGATCTTTCCACCCCATGTGAAGATTATCTGTTAG ATATTGAATTTGCTGAAAGCATCACAAATCTGGATTATGGTTCAAGTAGAGGATTGCTGGACCCTATATTAGAAAGTCAGATTCCATTATCTAGTTGTGATGGAACTGACACCTGTGGAATGCCATACTCTGCGGGATTAGTtgtgcaagaatctcaaagtcaGAATGCTATGTTTGGCCTTACCAATTCAGAGTTGCATGACCTCTCTCGTGACAAATGTGAAAGTCAGATGCTAGTTGAGTACAATGCTGTGAAATTCCCTACTGCTTTCAATCCAGGAGATATCAGCAATGTGGATGATGTGGCAGGCTTCTTTGCTGAAGCTGCAGCTTCTGAGAAGATGAATGACAGCATGATTGACCATTCTGCGCTAACATCTAAGGGAATTTCTTTTATGTCTACTGCTACACAAAATGAGCGGCAAGATGTAAACTGTGAAAGCTTTGATATGCATGAATCCTCTGAAATAAGCCCTCCAGTCACTTCTGAAGCAATAAACATCGACAATCCTGTCACTCAAAAGCGTCTGCGCAAGCCTACACGAAGGTATATTGATGAATCGTCAGACCTTAATGCTAAGCGTCGCAAGAAAAGAGCAGAGGTTTCTACTAGTGCACCAGAATCAAAGAATAAGCTTCTCAAAGTCAGATGTCAGAAGAAACCTCGTGGAGAGTCTATGGAAATGGTATTGTTTTCTGAAGAGTCTTCTTACGAAGCTATTCAAGTGCCTTTTGCCTCTCTTGTGAACGAAGAATGTGATGATTGGGATGCATCTGAAGCGATACAG GTTTTCAAACCTCACAAGGAGGAGCCTCATAAGGAGGCTACTACAGTTGTGAATCATGAAGATGATGATGTTACACCAAAGAAGTTGGTACAAGATGGTGTGCGGAGGAAACATCACAGGCTCTGGACTGTTTCAGAGGTCAGAAAGTTGATTGATGGAGTTGCCCAATATGGAGTTGGAAGATGGAGTCACATAAAGAAGCTCTATTTCTCATCATCTGTTCATAGAACACCTGTGGATCTCAAG GATAAATGGAGGAATCTTCTTAAAGCAACTTATCTACAGAAACAAAGCAAATCAACG GAAAAGGGTAAACATAACCTGTCTTGGCGACCTTTGCCAAAGTCTGTCCTGCATCGAGTCAGTGAACTGGCGAACATGCATCCATATCCAAGAAACCGGAGGTGCAAGAGTTCCCGTTCTCCATGTGCCTCATCTTCTCCTGAGCATTCTAACAGTTCTAACATCCCGTGA
- the LOC107029427 gene encoding serine/threonine-protein kinase PCRK1-like isoform X2, with protein MKCFPFYNAEKKEEPKTTKSNPVLSSSFGLFDSEFRHSHRESSSQNVSDTSSESRGRSQIPSLSDRPSDLRAFTFSELKAATKNFNRTTKIGEGGFGCVYKATVKTGEDSSKKIDVAVKQLGRRGLQGHKEWVTEVNVLGVAEHKNLVKLVGYCAEDDERGIQRLLVYEYMPNRSVENHLSARSETPLSWAMRLKIAQDAARGLAYLHEEMDVQIIFRDFKSSNILLDEQWNAKLSDFGLARLGPPEGLTHVSTAVVGTMGYAAPEYVQTGRLTSKSDVWSYGVFLYELITGRRPLDRNRPRSEQKLLEWVKPYISDSKKFQQIIDPRLDGKISRSAQKLSIVANRCLVRHAKTRPKMSEVLEMVNKVVETSTGIGNPGPPVRIAEPTSPESTRKGKRKIDTKLGDGNRLVRIWSTKLTNTC; from the exons ATGAAGTGTTTTCCATTCTACAATGCTGAGAAGAAGGAAGAACCTAAAACCACGAAGTCAAATCCAGTTCTGTCCTCCTCTTTTGGTCTTTTTGATAGTGAATTTCGGCATTCTCATCGTGAGTCCAGCTCTCAGAATGTATCAGATACCAGCTCAGAGTCTAGAGGAAGGAGCCAAATTCCAAGCCTATCAGATAGACCTTCTGATCTCAGGGCATTTACATTCTCAGAACTGAAAGCAGCAACAAAGAATTTCAACCGTACTACTAAGATTGGGGAAGGTGGATTTGGATGTGTATATAAGGCCACAGTAAAGACTGGTGAGGACTCATCGAAAAAGATTGACGTGGCTGTAAAGCAACTTGGTAGGAGAGGATTACAG GGACACAAAGAGTGGGTGACAGAAGTCAATGTTCTCGGGGTTGCTGAACATAAAAACCTCGTCAAATTAGTTGGCTACTGTGCAGAAGATGACGAGAGAGGAATTCAGCGGCTTTTGGTGTATGAATACATGCCTAACAGAAGTGTCGAAAACCATTTGTCAGCTAGGTCAGAAACCCCTCTCTCCTGGGCAATGAGGTTAAAGATAGCCCAAGATGCTGCTCGTGGCTTAGCATACCTACATGAAGAAATGGATGTTCAG ATTATCTTCAGAGATTTCAAATCTTCAAACATTCTCTTGGACGAACAGTGGAATGCAAAGTTGTCAGACTTTGGATTGGCTAGGTTGGGACCTCCCGAGGGTCTAACCCATGTCTCAACTGCG GTTGTTGGAACCATGGGATATGCTGCTCCTGAATACGTTCAAACTGGCCGTCTTACTTCCAAGAGTGATGTATGGAGCTATGGTGTCTTTCTCTACGAGCTGATTACTGGTCGACGCCCTCTAGATCGAAATAGGCCTAGGAGTGAGCAGAAGCTCTTAGAGTGGGTAAAGCCATACATATCAGATTCTAAGAAGTTTCAGCAGATAATAGACCCAAGGCTTGATGGTAAGATCTCAAGGTCAGCTCAGAAGCTCTCTATAGTCGCCAACCGCTGCTTGGTCAGACATGCAAAGACACGTCCAAAAATGAGCGAAGTCCTGGAAATGGTGAACAAAGTTGTCGAGACATCAACAGGAATAGGAAACCCTGGACCACCTGTGAGAATCGCGGAACCAACTTCACCAGAATCTACAAGGAAAGGTAAGAGGAAGATAGATACCAAACTCGGAGATGGTAACCGGTTAGTACGTATATGGTCAACAAAGCTTACAAACACTTGTTAA
- the LOC107031587 gene encoding uncharacterized protein LOC107031587 isoform X2, protein MMNQNSAYRSGFASLGVWFDESETRDDHASISGVLCFDEKRVLKGMERKGALYNIGSSIASKRENEINQDVLDLKRSQFEAGKIQAQNDLSTPCEDYLLDIEFAESITNLDYGSSRGLLDPILESQIPLSSCDGTDTCGMPYSAGLVVQESQSQNAMFGLTNSELHDLSRDKCESQMLVEYNAVKFPTAFNPGDISNVDDVAGFFAEAAASEKMNDSMIDHSALTSKGISFMSTATQNERQDVNCESFDMHESSEISPPVTSEAINIDNPVTQKRLRKPTRRYIDESSDLNAKRRKKRAEVSTSAPESKNKLLKVRCQKKPRGESMEMVLFSEESSYEAIQVPFASLVNEECDDWDASEAIQVFKPHKEEPHKEATTVVNHEDDDVTPKKLVQDGVRRKHHRLWTVSEVRKLIDGVAQYGVGRWSHIKKLYFSSSVHRTPVDLKDKWRNLLKATYLQKQSKSTEKGKHNLSWRPLPKSVLHRVSELANMHPYPRNRRCKSSRSPCASSSPEHSNSSNIP, encoded by the exons ATGATGAATCAG AATTCAGCATATAGAAGTGGTTTTGCTTCTCTAGGGGTCTGGTTTGATGAATCAG AAACCCGTGATGATCATGCTTCTATCTCTGGTGTCTTGTGTTTTGATGAGAAGAGGGTATTAAAGGGCATGGAAAGGAAAGGTGCTTTGTACAATATAG GTTCCAGTATTGCAtctaaaagagaaaatgaaattAACCAAGAT GTCCTTGATCTAAAGCGAAGTCAATTTGAGGCTGGAAAAATTCAAGCACAAAATGATCTTTCCACCCCATGTGAAGATTATCTGTTAG ATATTGAATTTGCTGAAAGCATCACAAATCTGGATTATGGTTCAAGTAGAGGATTGCTGGACCCTATATTAGAAAGTCAGATTCCATTATCTAGTTGTGATGGAACTGACACCTGTGGAATGCCATACTCTGCGGGATTAGTtgtgcaagaatctcaaagtcaGAATGCTATGTTTGGCCTTACCAATTCAGAGTTGCATGACCTCTCTCGTGACAAATGTGAAAGTCAGATGCTAGTTGAGTACAATGCTGTGAAATTCCCTACTGCTTTCAATCCAGGAGATATCAGCAATGTGGATGATGTGGCAGGCTTCTTTGCTGAAGCTGCAGCTTCTGAGAAGATGAATGACAGCATGATTGACCATTCTGCGCTAACATCTAAGGGAATTTCTTTTATGTCTACTGCTACACAAAATGAGCGGCAAGATGTAAACTGTGAAAGCTTTGATATGCATGAATCCTCTGAAATAAGCCCTCCAGTCACTTCTGAAGCAATAAACATCGACAATCCTGTCACTCAAAAGCGTCTGCGCAAGCCTACACGAAGGTATATTGATGAATCGTCAGACCTTAATGCTAAGCGTCGCAAGAAAAGAGCAGAGGTTTCTACTAGTGCACCAGAATCAAAGAATAAGCTTCTCAAAGTCAGATGTCAGAAGAAACCTCGTGGAGAGTCTATGGAAATGGTATTGTTTTCTGAAGAGTCTTCTTACGAAGCTATTCAAGTGCCTTTTGCCTCTCTTGTGAACGAAGAATGTGATGATTGGGATGCATCTGAAGCGATACAG GTTTTCAAACCTCACAAGGAGGAGCCTCATAAGGAGGCTACTACAGTTGTGAATCATGAAGATGATGATGTTACACCAAAGAAGTTGGTACAAGATGGTGTGCGGAGGAAACATCACAGGCTCTGGACTGTTTCAGAGGTCAGAAAGTTGATTGATGGAGTTGCCCAATATGGAGTTGGAAGATGGAGTCACATAAAGAAGCTCTATTTCTCATCATCTGTTCATAGAACACCTGTGGATCTCAAG GATAAATGGAGGAATCTTCTTAAAGCAACTTATCTACAGAAACAAAGCAAATCAACG GAAAAGGGTAAACATAACCTGTCTTGGCGACCTTTGCCAAAGTCTGTCCTGCATCGAGTCAGTGAACTGGCGAACATGCATCCATATCCAAGAAACCGGAGGTGCAAGAGTTCCCGTTCTCCATGTGCCTCATCTTCTCCTGAGCATTCTAACAGTTCTAACATCCCGTGA
- the LOC107029427 gene encoding serine/threonine-protein kinase PCRK1-like isoform X1, whose amino-acid sequence MGGYFSSILKDMKCFPFYNAEKKEEPKTTKSNPVLSSSFGLFDSEFRHSHRESSSQNVSDTSSESRGRSQIPSLSDRPSDLRAFTFSELKAATKNFNRTTKIGEGGFGCVYKATVKTGEDSSKKIDVAVKQLGRRGLQGHKEWVTEVNVLGVAEHKNLVKLVGYCAEDDERGIQRLLVYEYMPNRSVENHLSARSETPLSWAMRLKIAQDAARGLAYLHEEMDVQIIFRDFKSSNILLDEQWNAKLSDFGLARLGPPEGLTHVSTAVVGTMGYAAPEYVQTGRLTSKSDVWSYGVFLYELITGRRPLDRNRPRSEQKLLEWVKPYISDSKKFQQIIDPRLDGKISRSAQKLSIVANRCLVRHAKTRPKMSEVLEMVNKVVETSTGIGNPGPPVRIAEPTSPESTRKGKRKIDTKLGDGNRLVRIWSTKLTNTC is encoded by the exons ATG GGAGGGTATTTTAGTAGCATACTTAAGGACATGAAGTGTTTTCCATTCTACAATGCTGAGAAGAAGGAAGAACCTAAAACCACGAAGTCAAATCCAGTTCTGTCCTCCTCTTTTGGTCTTTTTGATAGTGAATTTCGGCATTCTCATCGTGAGTCCAGCTCTCAGAATGTATCAGATACCAGCTCAGAGTCTAGAGGAAGGAGCCAAATTCCAAGCCTATCAGATAGACCTTCTGATCTCAGGGCATTTACATTCTCAGAACTGAAAGCAGCAACAAAGAATTTCAACCGTACTACTAAGATTGGGGAAGGTGGATTTGGATGTGTATATAAGGCCACAGTAAAGACTGGTGAGGACTCATCGAAAAAGATTGACGTGGCTGTAAAGCAACTTGGTAGGAGAGGATTACAG GGACACAAAGAGTGGGTGACAGAAGTCAATGTTCTCGGGGTTGCTGAACATAAAAACCTCGTCAAATTAGTTGGCTACTGTGCAGAAGATGACGAGAGAGGAATTCAGCGGCTTTTGGTGTATGAATACATGCCTAACAGAAGTGTCGAAAACCATTTGTCAGCTAGGTCAGAAACCCCTCTCTCCTGGGCAATGAGGTTAAAGATAGCCCAAGATGCTGCTCGTGGCTTAGCATACCTACATGAAGAAATGGATGTTCAG ATTATCTTCAGAGATTTCAAATCTTCAAACATTCTCTTGGACGAACAGTGGAATGCAAAGTTGTCAGACTTTGGATTGGCTAGGTTGGGACCTCCCGAGGGTCTAACCCATGTCTCAACTGCG GTTGTTGGAACCATGGGATATGCTGCTCCTGAATACGTTCAAACTGGCCGTCTTACTTCCAAGAGTGATGTATGGAGCTATGGTGTCTTTCTCTACGAGCTGATTACTGGTCGACGCCCTCTAGATCGAAATAGGCCTAGGAGTGAGCAGAAGCTCTTAGAGTGGGTAAAGCCATACATATCAGATTCTAAGAAGTTTCAGCAGATAATAGACCCAAGGCTTGATGGTAAGATCTCAAGGTCAGCTCAGAAGCTCTCTATAGTCGCCAACCGCTGCTTGGTCAGACATGCAAAGACACGTCCAAAAATGAGCGAAGTCCTGGAAATGGTGAACAAAGTTGTCGAGACATCAACAGGAATAGGAAACCCTGGACCACCTGTGAGAATCGCGGAACCAACTTCACCAGAATCTACAAGGAAAGGTAAGAGGAAGATAGATACCAAACTCGGAGATGGTAACCGGTTAGTACGTATATGGTCAACAAAGCTTACAAACACTTGTTAA
- the LOC107029693 gene encoding putative white-brown complex homolog protein 30, giving the protein MGKVRIWLPIYYLFMILVLGFSPCVWCAPPSKQTPPANANANPTAVPVLASFIYGQLANLTKVFHKDITQVLGFCIDDVDAELFEAFNFAKNLEFLNNCFKETKDVTQRLCNAAEMKFYFSSFLETKSSQKANILKPNRNCNLTSWVPGCEPGWSCSVGKNEKVDLKNAKDMPDRTRDYQPCCEGFFCPRGLTCMMPCPLGAFCPRATLNKTNGLCEPYSYQLPPGKVNHTCGAADRWGSETDGGELFCSPGSYCPTTTKKVICSEGNYCRKGSTAPRECIKLSNCHKQSDKQKLHVIGFILIGALSFILIIFYNCSDQVINTKYQRVAKSREAAARHARETAQARERWGLVKDVAKKRAFGLQQQVSRSFSKKMSVKQGARGAFNLPKTNDEASIPPKGPSSSSGKGKKKEPSDLTKMMHSIENETDNMEGFHMQIGDKNIKKQAINAKKLHTRSQIFKYAYGQLEKEKAMEQKTKNMTFSGVISMATDDNTELKTRPPIEISFKDLTITLKKKHKHLMRSVTGKLMPGRISAVMGPSGAGKTTFLSAVAGKLTQCTLSGMVLINGRAESIHSYKRITGFVAQDDIVHGNLTVEENLRFNARCRLAADLPKADKVLVVERVIESLGLQAVRDSLVGTVEKRGISGGQRKRVNVGMEMVMEPSLLILDEPTSGLDSSSSNLLLKALRREALEGVNICMVLHQPSYTLYKMFDDLVLLAKGGLVAYHGPVKKAEEYFANLGIAVPDRVNPPDHFIDVLEGMVKPGGGVTVEQLPVRWMLHNGYPVPPDMMQLCDQIAMSSKGVASAPDQSFSVDAWHEKRDSLSHGLLKSHDLSNRNTPGVNRQYRYYLGRVGKQRLREAQIQAADYLILLVAGACLGILSSQKGDTFGYSGYTYSIIAVSLLCKIAALRSFSLDKLEYWRERESGMSSLAYFLSKDTIDHFNTVIKPLVYLSMFYFLNSPRSSFGTNYLVFLCLVYCVTGIAYVFAICFAPGQAQLWCVLVPVVLTLIANQEPDSTAGKVAKFCYPRWALEAFVVASAQRYSGVWLIARCGKLLELGFDVHSWNTSLILLILTGVVSRLIAYVCLVCIKKK; this is encoded by the exons ATGGGTAAAGTTAGGATATGGTTACccatttattatttgtttatgattcttGTTTTGGGTTTTTCTCCATGCGTTTGGTGTGCACCTCCTAGTAAACAAACTCCTCCTGCTAATGCTAATGCTAATCCTACTGCTGTGCCTGTTCTTGCATCTTTCATTTATGGCCAACTTGCAAATCTTACAAAAGTATTCCATAAGGATATCACCCAGGTTTTGGGATTTTGCATTGATGATGT GGATGCTGAGTTGTTTGAGGCATTTAATTTTGCCAAAAACTTGGAATTCTTAAATAATTGCTTTAAAGAGACCAAag ACGTGACACAGAGGCTATGTAACGCTGCAGAGATGAAATTCTACTTTTCAAGTTTTTTGGAGACAAAATCAAGTCAAAAAGCTAATATCTTAAAACCCAATAGGAATTGTAACTTGACATCATGGGTGCCTGGATGTGAACCAGGATGGTCTTGCAGTGTTGGTAAAAATGAGAAAGTTGACCTTAAGAATGCAAAAGATATGCCTGATCGTACTCGTGACTATCAACCTTGTTGTGAGGGTTTTTTCTGCCCTAGAGGCTTGACTTGCATGATGC CTTGCCCATTAGGTGCTTTCTGTCCTCGTGCTACACTCAACAAAACAAATGGTTTATGTGAACC ataTTCATACCAGTTACCTCCAGGCAAGGTAAATCACACTTGTGGAGCAGCTGATCGTTGGGGTAGTGAAACAGACGGTGGGGAGTTATTCTGCTCACCAGGATCTTACTGTCCAACTACCACCAAAAAGGTTATTTGCTCGGAAGG GAATTACTGTAGGAAGGGCTCTACGGCACCGAGAG AATGCATCAAGTTGAGTAATTGCCACAAACAATCAGACAAACAAAAGCTGCATGTAATTGGTTTTATACTTATT GGTGCTTTGAGTTTTATACtgatcatcttttataattgcTCTGATCAAGTCATAAATACTAAGTATCAAAGAGTCGCCAAGTCCAGGGAGGCTGCAGCAAGACATGCGCGAGAAACTGCACAAGCAAGAGAAAGGTGGGGATTAGTAAAAGATGTTGCTAAAAAACGTGCTTTTGGATTGCAACAACAGGTATCTCGCTCATTCTCAAAGAAAATGAGCGTGAAGCAAGGAGCAAGAGGAGCTTTCAACCTACCTAAAACTAACGATGAAGCATCCATACCACCTAAAGGTCCTAGCAGCTCATCcggaaaaggaaagaaaaaagaaccTAGTGATCTCACGAAAATGATGCATTCAATTGAAAATGAAACAGACAATATGGAGGGGTTCCATATGCAGATTGGAGATAAGAATATAAAGAAGCAAGCGATCAATGCTAAAAAACTGCACACTAGGAgccaaatttttaaatatgcatATGGTCAGCTTGAGAAAGAGAAAGCTATGGAGCAAAAGACTAAGAATATGACATTCTCGGGAGTTATCTCAATGGCAACTGATGATAATACTGAGCTTAAGACTAGGCCTCCCATTGAGATTTCTTTCAAAGACCTGACCATTACTCTAAAAAAGAAGCACAAACATTTGATGAGGTCTGTTACTGGAAAACTTATGCCTGGTCGGATTTCTGCCGTCATGGGTCCATCTGGAGCAGGGAAGACTACTTTTCTTTCTGCAGTGGCTGGCAAGCTAACACAATGCACATTATCTGGGATGGTTCTCATAAATGGAAGGGCAGAATCTATCCACTCATACAAGAGAATTACAGGTTTTGTTGCCCAAGATGATATAGTCCATGGAAACCTCACTGTGGAAGAGAACCTTCGATTTAATGCAAGATGCAG ACTAGCTGCAGACTTGCCAAAGGCTGATAAGGTTCTTGTAGTCGAGAGAGTTATTGAATCATTGGGTCTTCAGGCAGTTAGAGATTCACTGGTTGGGACTGTAGAGAAGCGTGGAATTTCTGGTGGCCAGAGGAAACGAGTGAACGTGGGGATGGAAATGGTCATGGAACCTTCACTGCTAATCTTGGATGAACCTACATCTGGTTTAGACAGCTCATcctcaaacttacttcttaaaGCTCTTAGACGTGAAGCTCTTGAAGGTGTAAACATTTGCATGGTTCTTCACCAGCCAAG CTATACCTTGTACAAGATGTTCGATGACTTGGTACTTCTAGCCAAAGGTGGTCTTGTTGCATATCACGGCCCTGTGAAAAAAGCAGAAGAATACTTTGCAAATCTTGGAATCGCAGTACCAGATCGTGTAAATCCTCCTGACCATTTCATTGACGTCCTTGAGGGTATGGTCAAACCAGGTGGAGGTGTGACCGTGGAACAACTTCCTGTCCGATGGATGCTTCATAATGGTTACCCTGTACCCCCAGATATGATGCAACTGTGTGATCAGATTGCAATGTCCTCCAAGGGTGTTGCATCAGCTCCTGACCAATCTTTTTCTGTTGATGCATGGCATGAGAAGCGAGATTCTCTGTCTCATGGCTTGTTAAAATCCCATGACTTGTCTAATAGAAACACTCCAGGCGTAAACCGGCAGTATAGATATTATCTTGGAAG GGTTGGCAAACAGCGATTGCGAGAAGCTCAAATACAAGCAGCAGATTATTTAATCCTCTTGGTTGCTGGAGCATGCTTAGGAATCCTATCCAGCCAGAAGGGTGACACCTTTGGATACTCCGGCTATACGTATAGTATCATTGCTGTGT CACTCCTCTGTAAGATTGCAGCATTGAGATCCTTTTCATTAGACAAGTTAGAATACTGGAGGGAGAGAGAAAGTGGCATGAGCAGTCTAGCTTATTTCCTTTCTAAGGATACAATAGACCATTTCAATACTGTTATAAAGCCTTTGGTTTACCTGTCTATGTTCTATTTCTTAAATAGTCCAAGATCATCCTTTGGCACCAACTACCTGGTTTTCCTCTGCCTCGTATACTGTGTGACTGGAATAGCTTATGTGTTTGCCATCTGCTTTGCACCTGGACAGGCACAACTG TGGTGTGTTCTTGTTCCTGTTGTTTTGACTCTCATTGCAAACCAGGAACCAGACAGTACTGCCGGAAAAGTAGCTAAGTTTTGTTACCCAAGGTGGGCTTTGGAAGCATTTGTCGTTGCAAGTGCCCAGAG ATATTCAGGAGTATGGTTGATAGCAAGATGTGGCAAATTATTGGAGCTAGGCTTTGATGTGCATAGCTGGAATACTTCTCTAATTTTACTGATTCTCACTGGTGTAGTTAGTCGTTTAATAGCTTATGTTTGTTTAGTCtgtattaaaaagaaataa
- the LOC107031587 gene encoding uncharacterized protein LOC107031587 isoform X3: MYNKVASQLLSRFLFLLSLESVLDLKRSQFEAGKIQAQNDLSTPCEDYLLDIEFAESITNLDYGSSRGLLDPILESQIPLSSCDGTDTCGMPYSAGLVVQESQSQNAMFGLTNSELHDLSRDKCESQMLVEYNAVKFPTAFNPGDISNVDDVAGFFAEAAASEKMNDSMIDHSALTSKGISFMSTATQNERQDVNCESFDMHESSEISPPVTSEAINIDNPVTQKRLRKPTRRYIDESSDLNAKRRKKRAEVSTSAPESKNKLLKVRCQKKPRGESMEMVLFSEESSYEAIQVPFASLVNEECDDWDASEAIQVFKPHKEEPHKEATTVVNHEDDDVTPKKLVQDGVRRKHHRLWTVSEVRKLIDGVAQYGVGRWSHIKKLYFSSSVHRTPVDLKDKWRNLLKATYLQKQSKSTEKGKHNLSWRPLPKSVLHRVSELANMHPYPRNRRCKSSRSPCASSSPEHSNSSNIP; the protein is encoded by the exons ATGTATAACAAAGTTGCTTCGCAGCTCTTGAGtagatttctttttcttttgtcgTTGGAATCC GTCCTTGATCTAAAGCGAAGTCAATTTGAGGCTGGAAAAATTCAAGCACAAAATGATCTTTCCACCCCATGTGAAGATTATCTGTTAG ATATTGAATTTGCTGAAAGCATCACAAATCTGGATTATGGTTCAAGTAGAGGATTGCTGGACCCTATATTAGAAAGTCAGATTCCATTATCTAGTTGTGATGGAACTGACACCTGTGGAATGCCATACTCTGCGGGATTAGTtgtgcaagaatctcaaagtcaGAATGCTATGTTTGGCCTTACCAATTCAGAGTTGCATGACCTCTCTCGTGACAAATGTGAAAGTCAGATGCTAGTTGAGTACAATGCTGTGAAATTCCCTACTGCTTTCAATCCAGGAGATATCAGCAATGTGGATGATGTGGCAGGCTTCTTTGCTGAAGCTGCAGCTTCTGAGAAGATGAATGACAGCATGATTGACCATTCTGCGCTAACATCTAAGGGAATTTCTTTTATGTCTACTGCTACACAAAATGAGCGGCAAGATGTAAACTGTGAAAGCTTTGATATGCATGAATCCTCTGAAATAAGCCCTCCAGTCACTTCTGAAGCAATAAACATCGACAATCCTGTCACTCAAAAGCGTCTGCGCAAGCCTACACGAAGGTATATTGATGAATCGTCAGACCTTAATGCTAAGCGTCGCAAGAAAAGAGCAGAGGTTTCTACTAGTGCACCAGAATCAAAGAATAAGCTTCTCAAAGTCAGATGTCAGAAGAAACCTCGTGGAGAGTCTATGGAAATGGTATTGTTTTCTGAAGAGTCTTCTTACGAAGCTATTCAAGTGCCTTTTGCCTCTCTTGTGAACGAAGAATGTGATGATTGGGATGCATCTGAAGCGATACAG GTTTTCAAACCTCACAAGGAGGAGCCTCATAAGGAGGCTACTACAGTTGTGAATCATGAAGATGATGATGTTACACCAAAGAAGTTGGTACAAGATGGTGTGCGGAGGAAACATCACAGGCTCTGGACTGTTTCAGAGGTCAGAAAGTTGATTGATGGAGTTGCCCAATATGGAGTTGGAAGATGGAGTCACATAAAGAAGCTCTATTTCTCATCATCTGTTCATAGAACACCTGTGGATCTCAAG GATAAATGGAGGAATCTTCTTAAAGCAACTTATCTACAGAAACAAAGCAAATCAACG GAAAAGGGTAAACATAACCTGTCTTGGCGACCTTTGCCAAAGTCTGTCCTGCATCGAGTCAGTGAACTGGCGAACATGCATCCATATCCAAGAAACCGGAGGTGCAAGAGTTCCCGTTCTCCATGTGCCTCATCTTCTCCTGAGCATTCTAACAGTTCTAACATCCCGTGA